The following coding sequences are from one Leptolyngbya sp. NIES-3755 window:
- a CDS encoding unknown protein (similar to AA sequence:cyanobase_aa:asl7669) → MTPEDQQALNAHVQAIAKILYNDADKSQITNLAEIEAMVRTQVQQHVTPGLGSFLSQQLPPQLKATRDG, encoded by the coding sequence ATGACTCCTGAAGACCAACAAGCGCTGAATGCCCATGTTCAAGCGATTGCAAAAATCTTGTACAACGATGCTGACAAAAGCCAGATAACGAATTTGGCAGAAATCGAAGCGATGGTGCGAACTCAAGTGCAACAGCACGTCACACCAGGATTAGGGAGTTTTTTATCACAGCAGTTACCGCCACAACTGAAGGCTACCCGCGACGGTTGA
- a CDS encoding hypothetical protein (similar to AA sequence:cyanobase_aa:Ava_1252): MALQGTEAQAKTRFLLALWDVSDRQSEIKKSNLFKQLTRTKEKQSDYKPIYQALIEAKAIEDVSSFLKLTVIGQQLLSEGLKSAEFKFDDRATSATTANPLLRWIRQNCLASAPVMNGNGKKSSIASYEEFKPVALEVFDRLNRDYNLDNLVPIYRIRREIGERVERSSFNEWMLDLQANEVFQLIGGEMPSLTLDKAEDSISTPLGGDRFYAKRL; encoded by the coding sequence ATGGCGTTACAAGGAACGGAAGCTCAGGCAAAAACCCGCTTTTTGCTGGCATTGTGGGATGTGAGCGATCGACAATCTGAAATCAAGAAAAGCAATCTATTCAAACAGTTGACGCGCACCAAAGAAAAACAATCTGACTATAAGCCGATCTATCAGGCATTGATTGAGGCAAAAGCGATCGAGGATGTCAGCAGTTTCCTCAAGTTGACGGTGATCGGTCAACAACTCTTATCCGAAGGCTTGAAATCAGCAGAGTTTAAGTTTGACGATCGTGCGACCAGTGCAACAACAGCCAATCCTTTACTGAGATGGATTCGCCAGAACTGCTTGGCGAGTGCGCCTGTGATGAATGGCAATGGAAAGAAAAGCTCGATCGCATCCTACGAAGAATTTAAGCCTGTGGCGTTGGAAGTGTTCGATCGATTGAATCGCGACTATAACCTCGATAACTTAGTGCCGATTTATCGGATTCGGCGGGAAATTGGGGAACGAGTTGAGCGATCGAGCTTTAACGAATGGATGCTGGATTTACAAGCAAATGAAGTTTTTCAGCTAATTGGTGGAGAAATGCCGAGTTTAACTCTTGACAAAGCCGAGGACTCAATTAGCACTCCGCTCGGTGGCGATCGATTTTACGCAAAACGTCTGTAA
- a CDS encoding hypothetical protein (similar to AA sequence:cyanobase_aa:Ava_1251), which translates to MSSSVSSSIQEVNDALLSHNPFAQPPFLKAQHVWEKGFPDVKSLNAHASNVVFQALEQIRQGQYSSTSILITAQNGTGKTHVISRIRHQLQSQGGALFVYTEAFDDLNNVRHSFQQLLADSLSKTGSQGVTQWQELATEMANQALRGVNSDAKTIIPKTLLNQFEKKGEEPCGEEKVRRWISQLSKAFCRARPVKDPDVVQAIFWTLCPDQASYATNWLGGKELAQFKANELRLPAQRQSFDATLQILELISYYNELVICFDNLDLDQFSDSGLHKSQVVVGFVKELFENIHRGVILTVMMPGTWTERVKQLPAGVWTRVRAQGEPLNLKYMNGDSIVELVSLYMDAFYAGKNLTPPYPTYPFEEAQLKQLGREGLTIRQVLSWCHDHCSPQKPGGDPVEVEPPKLPDPVELAFISELDANIKNRLDDNYFLAEAILFGFQSIVGQEIDGTTITEVTTGVDKKGKKDPYLNFKVLCEDDEYWHSIGVAVLQYDGGQVLGAGFRRLRDLDGKFERERVTF; encoded by the coding sequence ATGAGCAGTTCAGTTTCCTCTTCTATTCAAGAAGTAAATGATGCACTTCTGAGCCACAACCCTTTTGCTCAACCTCCTTTTCTGAAGGCGCAGCACGTCTGGGAAAAAGGATTTCCTGATGTCAAATCTTTAAATGCTCATGCGTCAAACGTAGTTTTTCAAGCTTTAGAGCAGATTCGACAGGGGCAGTACTCATCGACTTCCATTCTGATTACGGCTCAAAACGGTACGGGAAAAACTCATGTTATTAGCCGAATTCGACATCAACTTCAGTCTCAGGGTGGCGCACTTTTTGTTTATACCGAAGCGTTTGACGACTTGAACAATGTTCGGCACTCATTCCAGCAATTGCTTGCAGACAGCTTAAGCAAGACTGGGAGCCAAGGAGTGACACAATGGCAGGAACTTGCAACTGAAATGGCTAATCAAGCGCTGAGAGGCGTTAATTCAGATGCAAAAACGATCATTCCGAAAACACTATTGAATCAATTTGAGAAAAAGGGTGAAGAGCCATGCGGCGAAGAGAAGGTCAGAAGGTGGATCAGCCAACTTTCTAAGGCATTCTGTAGAGCTAGACCTGTCAAAGATCCAGATGTTGTACAAGCGATTTTCTGGACACTTTGCCCTGATCAAGCCTCCTATGCTACTAATTGGCTGGGTGGAAAGGAACTCGCTCAGTTCAAAGCAAACGAATTGAGACTACCAGCACAGCGTCAATCTTTTGATGCCACTCTTCAAATTTTGGAACTCATCAGCTACTACAACGAACTGGTCATTTGCTTCGACAATCTTGATTTAGACCAATTCAGTGATTCGGGACTGCATAAATCTCAAGTTGTTGTAGGGTTTGTGAAGGAGTTGTTCGAGAACATTCATCGAGGTGTCATTCTAACAGTCATGATGCCCGGTACTTGGACTGAGCGGGTAAAACAGCTCCCAGCAGGAGTTTGGACAAGAGTAAGAGCGCAGGGCGAACCGCTGAATTTGAAGTACATGAATGGCGATTCGATTGTCGAGCTAGTCTCGCTATACATGGATGCCTTTTACGCTGGCAAAAATCTGACCCCTCCTTACCCAACATATCCTTTTGAGGAAGCTCAACTTAAACAACTTGGTAGAGAAGGGCTAACAATTCGCCAAGTTCTTTCTTGGTGTCACGATCACTGCTCTCCTCAAAAGCCTGGCGGTGATCCTGTTGAAGTTGAGCCTCCAAAACTTCCTGACCCTGTTGAACTGGCATTTATTAGTGAGTTGGATGCAAACATCAAGAATCGACTAGATGATAACTACTTCTTAGCTGAAGCAATTCTGTTTGGATTTCAATCGATCGTTGGGCAAGAAATTGACGGTACAACGATTACAGAGGTTACAACAGGAGTCGATAAGAAAGGGAAGAAAGATCCTTATCTCAATTTCAAAGTTCTGTGTGAGGATGATGAGTACTGGCACAGTATCGGAGTTGCTGTCTTACAGTATGATGGCGGACAGGTGTTAGGAGCGGGTTTTAGGAGGCTCCGAGATTTAGACGGCAAATTTGAAAGGGAGCGTGTCACCTTCTGA
- a CDS encoding hypothetical protein (similar to AA sequence:cyanobase_aa:cce_2847): protein MPNPSPTQRTVLLYPDENGYVIAEVPSLPGCVSQGETRDEALQNIQEAIALHIEVLQERGQPVPDDRVE from the coding sequence ATGCCAAATCCATCGCCCACGCAACGCACTGTACTACTCTACCCTGACGAAAATGGCTACGTCATTGCAGAAGTTCCAAGCCTGCCGGGATGTGTCAGCCAAGGAGAAACCCGCGACGAAGCACTTCAAAATATTCAAGAAGCGATCGCTCTTCACATTGAAGTTCTACAAGAGCGTGGGCAACCTGTTCCAGACGATCGGGTTGAATAA
- a CDS encoding hypothetical protein (similar to AA sequence:cyanobase_aa:LBDG_11400), with translation MRNPPQPLPENLWGEQWRFASLRSSDLVESIANRTIPIVEMPEALYPVNLGIASIVQIPGVVIDGGRRSMQLARWLKANQPVSLDAIAGAPDGLILNAGEVDRWIVATFEDPEVRSAAQLFEQRKKESDRLHFLLVEPDDSGITYTGFWLLRKV, from the coding sequence ATGCGAAATCCTCCTCAGCCGTTGCCCGAAAATTTGTGGGGAGAACAATGGCGATTTGCATCGTTACGATCGAGTGATTTAGTCGAGTCGATCGCCAATCGCACGATCCCGATCGTAGAAATGCCCGAAGCCTTGTATCCGGTCAATTTAGGCATTGCATCGATAGTGCAGATTCCAGGGGTCGTGATTGATGGGGGGCGACGATCGATGCAGTTAGCGCGATGGTTAAAGGCAAATCAGCCTGTGTCACTCGATGCGATCGCAGGTGCGCCGGATGGATTGATTTTGAATGCGGGAGAAGTCGATCGCTGGATTGTCGCGACGTTTGAAGATCCGGAAGTGCGAAGCGCTGCCCAATTGTTTGAACAGCGCAAGAAGGAGAGCGATCGATTACATTTCCTATTGGTTGAGCCAGATGATTCCGGAATAACTTACACCGGGTTTTGGTTGTTGAGGAAGGTTTGA
- a CDS encoding unknown protein (similar to AA sequence:cyanobase_aa:all4298), with protein MLEMVLLDKALCLPAADIAALLSGKLIAALPRVPVQKGWTFALYPYIEATRQQENSHRSNCTVSTSTAIAQASTIEAWATCEQCVMLHSLEQVEALSRSTIWQREALKLALEQRQHLFLAFLRVHRTPELIKVNCKSLNADKFGKFVGLSSLDERFNQPEKITQKLPVLSDRTFAQRRQKLENLEPPDHPELEELHDTIAQLANPAAVHLKQDLKYFLGWAETAIVDRPQPKWIQEIAKAGNSSDGDYFEKLVRKSFIELGFTNSQNNPKMSLDPEATGGAGGIDFFCDAPYRIIGECKASKSQKVADHKDGAPAQLLKFGGSYLKPEEFADSIRIIMAPGEMTDYAKQTAIGHQMNVLQPETLQRLVELKQAYPGAINLWELKSCLSQLPFSQAADDKLNQHLDRIQQEIQVRSRIVEVLQSRAPKELGIDFIWGTYEALNPPRSLTQAELKDILIELSSPLTGFIGRKDSDRFYFLRPLNLES; from the coding sequence ATGCTTGAGATGGTTTTATTGGACAAGGCTTTGTGCCTGCCTGCTGCTGATATTGCGGCTTTACTGAGTGGGAAACTGATTGCTGCACTCCCTAGAGTGCCTGTACAAAAAGGATGGACATTTGCGCTTTATCCGTACATTGAGGCAACACGACAACAGGAGAATTCTCATCGCTCAAATTGTACAGTCTCGACAAGTACAGCGATCGCGCAAGCATCGACAATTGAAGCATGGGCAACCTGTGAGCAATGTGTGATGCTGCATAGCTTAGAGCAGGTAGAAGCCTTGTCTCGTTCAACTATTTGGCAGAGAGAAGCCCTGAAATTAGCTCTAGAACAAAGGCAACATCTGTTTTTAGCTTTCTTGCGTGTTCATCGAACTCCTGAATTGATCAAGGTGAACTGCAAAAGTTTGAACGCTGATAAGTTCGGAAAATTCGTTGGATTATCGAGCTTAGATGAGCGATTTAACCAACCAGAAAAGATAACGCAGAAACTACCTGTTTTGAGCGATCGCACTTTCGCCCAGCGCAGACAAAAACTCGAAAACCTAGAGCCTCCAGATCATCCAGAACTAGAAGAATTGCACGACACGATCGCTCAACTCGCCAACCCAGCAGCAGTCCATCTCAAACAAGATTTGAAATACTTTCTGGGTTGGGCGGAAACTGCGATCGTCGATCGACCCCAACCAAAATGGATTCAGGAAATTGCTAAAGCAGGCAACTCCAGTGATGGTGACTACTTTGAAAAGCTTGTTCGGAAAAGCTTCATCGAATTAGGCTTCACGAACTCACAAAACAACCCCAAAATGAGCCTAGACCCAGAAGCAACTGGAGGAGCAGGAGGAATTGATTTTTTCTGCGATGCACCTTATCGAATCATTGGCGAGTGCAAAGCAAGTAAAAGCCAAAAAGTAGCCGACCACAAAGACGGAGCGCCCGCACAGTTGCTCAAATTTGGAGGATCTTACCTGAAACCCGAAGAATTTGCAGATTCCATCAGAATCATCATGGCTCCGGGGGAAATGACAGACTACGCAAAACAAACCGCGATCGGACATCAGATGAACGTACTGCAACCAGAAACACTCCAACGTTTAGTGGAACTCAAGCAAGCCTACCCTGGAGCAATCAACCTTTGGGAGCTTAAATCTTGCCTGTCTCAATTGCCTTTTAGTCAAGCCGCAGATGACAAACTAAATCAACACCTCGATCGCATTCAGCAAGAAATTCAAGTGCGATCGCGAATTGTTGAAGTTCTTCAATCCAGAGCACCCAAAGAACTAGGAATCGATTTCATCTGGGGAACTTACGAAGCACTCAATCCTCCTCGTTCACTGACTCAAGCAGAACTGAAAGATATTTTAATTGAACTGTCTTCTCCCTTGACCGGATTCATTGGGCGCAAAGACAGCGATCGCTTCTACTTTCTCCGTCCGCTCAATCTCGAATCCTAA
- a CDS encoding unknown protein (similar to AA sequence:cyanobase_aa:all4299) — MTRSQFEITRGCLVRSKDKLLNSHFRKTHLEPLIEEGGEFVELIEQQIKPLVAIRSVYQKRESEYRVTEEQVSQFIREKGDRYWLGVHNPLLKEILSEPSYEVPDDIETEPECSEEFDADVSTTDDLEELVHA, encoded by the coding sequence GTGACACGCTCCCAATTTGAAATCACCCGTGGTTGTCTCGTGCGCTCCAAAGATAAGCTGCTCAACTCTCATTTCAGAAAAACTCATCTTGAACCTTTGATTGAGGAAGGAGGTGAATTTGTCGAACTGATAGAACAACAAATTAAACCTCTTGTCGCCATTCGCTCTGTTTATCAAAAACGTGAATCTGAGTACCGTGTAACCGAGGAACAAGTTTCGCAGTTCATTCGCGAAAAGGGCGATCGATATTGGCTTGGAGTTCACAATCCACTTCTGAAGGAGATCCTAAGTGAGCCATCTTATGAAGTTCCTGATGATATCGAAACTGAGCCAGAGTGTTCAGAGGAGTTTGATGCTGATGTCTCGACAACAGACGATCTAGAAGAGTTGGTTCATGCTTGA
- a CDS encoding hypothetical protein (similar to AA sequence:cyanobase_aa:Cyan7425_5027) — protein MSPYLEACCLRASATVSYARAERDIAVYTGMRVSAKTQQRLVQRQPWEELEPEAPEPILEISIDGGNVKLTSGTQDEPDWRQYKAVRINGKGESRAWFQDNEALVATVSARPMAEVVVCLGDGHDGIWNLHQQIVALSEQRIEILDWYHLKENLFKLSSDEIDREQIEAQLWKGDVSAALAQLAACPSDEAERFCNYLLKHQHRIVNYDYYAAEELCSIGSGAVESLVKQIDQRLQIVGGRWKAEHIPKVLAQRCAYLNEQLNPTTSILSRR, from the coding sequence ATGAGTCCTTACTTGGAAGCGTGCTGTTTGAGAGCGAGTGCAACGGTTTCCTATGCCCGCGCAGAACGAGACATCGCGGTGTATACAGGAATGCGCGTCAGCGCCAAAACGCAACAACGATTAGTCCAGCGACAACCGTGGGAAGAACTTGAACCCGAAGCGCCAGAGCCGATTCTGGAAATCAGTATTGATGGCGGCAATGTGAAGTTAACCAGTGGCACTCAAGACGAACCGGACTGGCGACAGTACAAAGCCGTTCGCATCAATGGCAAGGGAGAAAGTCGAGCTTGGTTTCAGGACAATGAGGCATTGGTCGCAACAGTGAGCGCGCGTCCGATGGCAGAGGTCGTTGTCTGTCTGGGCGATGGACACGACGGCATCTGGAACTTGCATCAGCAGATCGTCGCGTTGAGCGAGCAACGGATTGAGATTCTCGATTGGTATCATCTCAAGGAGAACTTGTTCAAGTTATCGAGCGACGAAATCGACCGAGAACAGATAGAAGCTCAGTTATGGAAAGGAGATGTGAGCGCTGCTCTAGCCCAATTAGCGGCGTGTCCCTCCGATGAGGCAGAGCGGTTTTGCAACTATCTGCTGAAGCATCAACATCGGATTGTGAACTACGACTACTACGCGGCTGAGGAGCTATGTTCGATTGGGTCAGGAGCCGTGGAATCGTTGGTCAAACAAATTGATCAACGGTTGCAGATTGTTGGAGGTCGGTGGAAAGCGGAGCATATTCCGAAAGTGCTGGCACAACGCTGTGCTTATCTCAATGAGCAACTGAATCCCACGACATCTATTCTCTCAAGAAGGTGA
- a CDS encoding hypothetical protein (Glycosyl hydrolase family 3 N terminal domain protein;~similar to AA sequence:cyanobase_aa:LBDG_57840), whose product MKTFLPNLDGLTLQQQVAQMVVVRASGFLFDHEIQYPVWEPPAATLRHWVEDLGVGGVILLGASAGEIALRTQQLQSWAAIPLLICADVEEGVGQRFSGATWFPPPMSIAEIAKRDLPLACHYAEQMGRITAEESLVIGLNWLLSPTVDVNNNPDNPVINVRAFGETPEIVGELAKAFIRGAHQHPILTTAKHFPGHGDTAIDSHLELPVILHDRDRLEQIEFPPFKAAISAGVDAIMSAHLQIPALDPNYPGTLSSKVLTDELRHNLGFEGLVTTDALVMGAIANRYGTEEACVLAVEAGTDILLMPLEPEKAITAVCEAVESGRIQHDRIQASVERIWRAKQKACAIALPSEEGHAWENPPEPVLQTDSLTEKIAQPEALSINAELLRHSMRANHPNPSRLASLEGVGRNLVIVNSILDCDFLGRTAPAIALPAQFGFTQVEIVDRHTPHIDLNDRDSSPTLLQLFIRGNPFRGIAGLTQAAQDWFTHLLSTDQLYAIALYGSPYVLDRFLPSLPSDIPYVFSYGQMREGQAIALETLFQTFLNNQNPV is encoded by the coding sequence ATGAAGACGTTTCTCCCGAATCTTGATGGGTTGACGCTGCAACAGCAAGTGGCTCAAATGGTGGTCGTGAGAGCTTCGGGCTTTCTGTTCGACCATGAGATTCAGTATCCAGTCTGGGAGCCACCTGCGGCAACGTTGCGCCACTGGGTCGAAGATTTGGGAGTGGGGGGCGTGATTTTGCTGGGTGCGAGTGCGGGAGAAATTGCCCTCAGAACTCAGCAGTTGCAATCTTGGGCAGCGATCCCTTTATTGATTTGTGCGGATGTCGAAGAAGGAGTCGGACAGCGATTTTCGGGAGCAACTTGGTTTCCGCCACCCATGTCGATCGCTGAAATTGCAAAACGCGATTTACCTCTCGCCTGCCACTACGCGGAACAGATGGGACGAATTACAGCCGAGGAAAGTTTAGTGATCGGCTTAAATTGGCTCTTGTCTCCTACAGTCGATGTCAACAACAATCCAGACAATCCGGTGATCAATGTCCGGGCATTTGGTGAAACTCCAGAGATTGTCGGTGAACTTGCAAAAGCTTTTATTCGTGGTGCACATCAGCACCCAATTTTAACCACTGCAAAACATTTTCCGGGTCATGGAGATACCGCGATCGATTCTCATCTAGAACTCCCTGTGATTTTGCACGATCGCGATCGCTTAGAACAAATCGAATTCCCACCTTTCAAAGCTGCCATCTCCGCAGGTGTTGATGCAATTATGAGCGCTCACCTGCAAATTCCTGCACTCGATCCGAACTATCCCGGAACACTCTCTTCAAAAGTTCTGACCGATGAACTAAGACACAATCTGGGATTTGAAGGATTAGTGACAACAGATGCGCTAGTCATGGGCGCGATCGCGAATCGATACGGAACTGAAGAAGCCTGTGTGTTAGCAGTCGAAGCTGGAACCGATATTTTACTCATGCCACTGGAGCCAGAGAAAGCAATTACAGCCGTTTGTGAAGCGGTGGAAAGTGGACGAATTCAGCACGATCGCATCCAAGCTTCAGTCGAAAGAATCTGGAGAGCAAAACAAAAAGCTTGTGCGATCGCGCTTCCATCCGAAGAAGGTCACGCTTGGGAAAATCCACCTGAACCCGTTTTGCAGACTGATAGCTTAACCGAGAAGATAGCTCAACCCGAAGCATTATCTATCAATGCTGAATTGTTGCGCCATTCAATGAGAGCAAATCATCCAAACCCCTCTCGCTTAGCGTCCTTAGAAGGTGTGGGTCGCAATTTAGTCATTGTTAATAGCATTCTCGATTGTGATTTTCTTGGACGAACTGCTCCTGCGATCGCACTTCCCGCACAGTTCGGATTTACGCAAGTCGAGATTGTCGATCGACATACGCCACACATTGACTTAAACGATCGCGATTCGAGTCCGACTCTATTGCAATTGTTCATTCGTGGTAATCCTTTCCGTGGCATTGCGGGATTAACTCAAGCCGCACAGGATTGGTTTACGCATCTATTAAGTACTGATCAGCTTTATGCGATCGCGCTTTACGGCAGTCCTTATGTTCTCGATCGCTTTTTGCCGAGCTTGCCTTCTGATATTCCTTATGTGTTTAGTTATGGACAAATGCGAGAGGGACAAGCGATCGCATTAGAAACCCTGTTTCAAACCTTCCTCAACAACCAAAACCCGGTGTAA